A single genomic interval of Streptomyces sp. NBC_00663 harbors:
- a CDS encoding acyl-CoA dehydrogenase family protein, giving the protein MSDLLYSEEEEALRSAVRDLLADHCDAPGVIARTESDTPHDLAAWKALTDGMGLAGLLVPEAQGGQGATHREAAVVLEELGRAVAPVPYLTSAVVATEALLEVGDEALLAELAAGRRIGALAVALNIAAGGAYKVVRHEDGSLHGELTGVADAAVADVLLVPADDGGLYAVDSADVTVTPQVSFDLTRPLATVTLDGAPGRLLGDAEPAVRRALRAGAGLLASEQLGVADWVLTETVRYLKERKQFNRAVGGFQALKHRLAQVWLEVVNLRAAARNAADALATDADADVAVAVAQAYAAPVAVRAAEEALQLHAGIGMTWEHPIHLYLKRAKSDSIAFGTAGTHRAALAELVDLQAP; this is encoded by the coding sequence ATGAGCGACCTGCTGTACTCCGAGGAGGAAGAGGCGCTGCGGTCCGCCGTACGGGACCTGCTCGCCGACCACTGCGACGCCCCCGGCGTCATCGCCCGCACCGAGTCGGACACCCCGCACGACCTCGCCGCCTGGAAGGCACTCACCGACGGCATGGGCCTCGCGGGCCTGCTGGTGCCGGAGGCGCAGGGCGGCCAGGGCGCCACCCACCGCGAAGCCGCCGTGGTGCTGGAGGAGTTGGGGCGTGCCGTGGCTCCCGTGCCCTACCTCACCAGCGCCGTCGTCGCCACCGAGGCGCTGCTGGAGGTCGGGGACGAGGCTCTGCTCGCCGAGCTGGCGGCGGGACGGAGGATCGGCGCCCTCGCCGTCGCCCTGAACATCGCCGCGGGCGGCGCCTACAAGGTCGTACGGCACGAAGACGGGTCCCTGCACGGGGAGTTGACCGGTGTCGCGGACGCGGCGGTCGCCGATGTGCTGCTGGTTCCCGCGGACGACGGCGGGCTCTACGCGGTGGACTCCGCCGACGTGACCGTCACCCCGCAGGTGTCCTTCGACCTGACCCGGCCGCTCGCGACCGTGACCCTGGACGGTGCCCCCGGGCGGCTCCTCGGCGACGCCGAGCCCGCCGTGCGCCGCGCCCTGCGGGCCGGGGCCGGTCTGCTCGCCTCCGAGCAACTCGGGGTCGCGGACTGGGTGTTGACCGAGACCGTGCGCTATCTCAAGGAGCGCAAGCAGTTCAACCGTGCCGTCGGCGGTTTCCAGGCGCTCAAGCACCGGCTGGCGCAGGTGTGGCTGGAGGTCGTCAACCTCCGGGCCGCCGCCCGCAACGCCGCCGACGCCCTCGCCACCGATGCGGACGCCGACGTCGCGGTCGCCGTCGCGCAGGCCTACGCGGCACCCGTCGCGGTGCGCGCCGCCGAGGAGGCGCTCCAGCTGCACGCCGGTATCGGCATGACGTGGGAGCACCCGATCCACCTGTACCTGAAGCGGGCCAAGTCCGACTCCATCGCGTTCGGCACCGCGGGCACCCACCGCGCCGCGCTGGCCGAACTGGTGGACCTCCAGGCTCCCTGA
- a CDS encoding acyl-CoA dehydrogenase family protein: MIDAAELKRRTAELLAAQPPATTDRLDFLRARFDAGLAWVHYPEGLGGLGAARSLQAVVDAELEAAGAPDNDPRRNGIGLGMAAPTILKYGTEEQKQRFLRPLWTGEEVWCQLFSEPGAGSDLAGLGTRAVREGDGDWVVNGQKVWTSSAHNARWAILIARTDPDVPKHAGITYFLCDMTDPGVDVRPLRQITGEAEFNEVFLTDVRIPDSRRLGAIGDGWKVAQTTLNNERVAIGGMRLPREGGMIGPVSKTWRERPELRTHDLHQRLLKLWVEAEVARLTGERLRQQLALGQPGPEGAGMKLAFARLNQEISGLEVELRGEEGLLYDDWTMRRPELVDFVGRDAGYRYLRSKGNSIEGGTSEVLLNIVAERVLGLPSEPRTDKDVAWKDLAR; this comes from the coding sequence ATGATCGACGCAGCCGAACTCAAGCGCCGTACAGCGGAGTTGCTGGCCGCCCAGCCGCCCGCCACGACCGACCGGCTGGACTTCCTGCGGGCCCGCTTCGACGCCGGCCTGGCGTGGGTGCACTACCCCGAGGGACTCGGCGGACTCGGTGCCGCGCGCTCCCTCCAGGCCGTCGTGGACGCCGAGCTGGAGGCCGCGGGCGCTCCCGACAACGACCCCCGGCGCAACGGCATCGGCCTCGGCATGGCCGCGCCGACCATCCTCAAGTACGGCACCGAGGAGCAGAAACAGCGCTTCCTGCGGCCCCTGTGGACCGGCGAGGAGGTCTGGTGCCAGCTCTTCAGCGAGCCCGGCGCCGGCTCCGACCTGGCCGGGCTCGGCACCCGGGCCGTCCGGGAGGGCGACGGCGACTGGGTGGTCAACGGGCAGAAGGTGTGGACGTCCAGCGCGCACAACGCCCGCTGGGCCATCCTCATCGCCCGCACCGACCCGGACGTGCCCAAGCACGCGGGCATCACCTACTTCCTGTGCGACATGACCGACCCCGGTGTCGACGTCCGGCCGCTGCGCCAGATCACCGGCGAGGCCGAGTTCAACGAGGTCTTCCTCACCGACGTCCGCATCCCCGACTCCCGTCGCCTCGGCGCGATCGGCGACGGCTGGAAGGTCGCGCAGACCACGCTCAACAACGAGCGCGTCGCCATCGGCGGCATGCGTCTGCCCCGCGAGGGCGGCATGATCGGGCCGGTCTCGAAGACCTGGCGCGAGCGCCCCGAACTACGCACCCACGACCTCCACCAGCGACTGCTCAAGCTCTGGGTCGAGGCCGAGGTCGCCCGCCTCACCGGCGAACGTCTGCGCCAGCAGCTCGCCCTGGGCCAGCCCGGCCCCGAGGGCGCCGGGATGAAGCTCGCCTTCGCCCGCCTCAACCAGGAGATCAGCGGCCTGGAGGTCGAACTCCGCGGCGAGGAAGGCCTGTTGTACGACGACTGGACCATGCGCCGCCCCGAGCTGGTGGACTTCGTCGGCCGGGACGCCGGCTACCGCTACCTCCGCTCCAAGGGAAACAGCATCGAGGGCGGGACCAGCGAGGTCCTGCTGAACATCGTCGCCGAGCGCGTTCTGGGCCTGCCGTCCGAGCCGCGCACCGACAAGGACGTCGCATGGAAGGACCTGGCCCGATGA
- a CDS encoding phosphatidylinositol-specific phospholipase C/glycerophosphodiester phosphodiesterase family protein — protein sequence MALTTRRRALTTIGAALAGAVALPAAPALAGEQKHRPRPLWRAHAHNDYEHPRPLFDALDHRFGSVEADIFLVGDQLLIGHTVDDLDPTRTLESLYLDPLAARVKANHGSVYRGWRRPLQLLIDIKTEGSSTYLELDRHLRRHKHLFTTYAHGKVFPGPVTAVISGDRAARTPMEAQTVRRAFYDGRLADLGSAAPASFISLISDNWTLNFTWQGVGAFPDAERQRLHGIVDAAHARGRQVRFWATPDLAGPARDALWGELLDAGVDYLNTDDLAGLEAFLDARR from the coding sequence ATGGCCCTCACCACCCGTCGCAGAGCCCTCACCACCATCGGCGCCGCCCTCGCGGGCGCGGTCGCCCTGCCCGCCGCACCGGCCCTCGCGGGCGAACAGAAGCACCGGCCCCGGCCGTTGTGGCGGGCGCACGCCCACAACGACTACGAGCATCCCCGGCCGCTCTTCGACGCCCTCGACCACCGCTTCGGCAGCGTCGAGGCCGACATCTTCCTCGTCGGCGACCAGCTCCTCATCGGGCACACCGTCGACGACCTCGACCCGACCCGCACCCTGGAGTCCCTCTACCTGGACCCGCTCGCCGCCCGGGTGAAGGCCAACCACGGCTCGGTGTACCGCGGTTGGCGCAGGCCGCTCCAGCTGCTCATCGACATCAAGACCGAGGGCTCGTCCACATACCTGGAGCTGGACCGCCATCTTCGGCGCCACAAGCACCTGTTCACCACCTACGCCCACGGCAAGGTGTTCCCCGGGCCGGTCACCGCCGTCATCTCCGGTGACCGCGCCGCCCGTACGCCCATGGAGGCACAGACCGTACGACGCGCCTTCTACGACGGCCGCCTCGCCGACCTCGGCAGCGCGGCACCCGCCTCCTTCATCTCGCTGATCAGCGACAACTGGACCCTCAACTTCACCTGGCAGGGCGTCGGCGCCTTCCCCGACGCCGAACGGCAGAGGCTGCACGGCATCGTCGACGCCGCCCACGCGCGTGGCCGGCAGGTGCGCTTCTGGGCCACCCCGGACCTGGCCGGACCCGCCCGCGACGCGCTGTGGGGCGAACTCCTCGACGCCGGCGTCGACTACCTCAACACCGACGACCTGGCGGGCCTGGAGGCCTTCCTCGACGCCCGAAGATAA
- a CDS encoding helix-turn-helix domain-containing protein encodes MSTEEVEGVLADVGPRLRRIRKEREVTLAALSETTGISVSTLSRLESGLRKPSLELLLPIAQAHQVPLDELVGTPPVGDPRVRTAPLVRHGRTYWPLTRQPGGLQAYKVLVPQRNEEPEPRTHEGYEWLYVLAGRLRVVLGDHDVVMSAGEAAEFDTRVPHWFGSTGEGPAEFLSLFGPQGERMHVRAKPRRA; translated from the coding sequence ATGAGTACCGAAGAAGTCGAAGGCGTTCTCGCGGATGTCGGCCCCCGGCTGCGCCGGATCCGGAAGGAGCGCGAGGTGACCCTCGCCGCGCTGTCCGAGACCACCGGCATCTCCGTCAGCACCCTGTCCCGGCTGGAGTCCGGGCTGCGCAAGCCCAGCCTGGAGCTGCTGCTGCCGATCGCGCAGGCCCACCAGGTGCCGCTGGACGAGCTGGTCGGGACGCCGCCGGTGGGGGATCCGCGGGTGCGGACCGCGCCGCTGGTGCGGCACGGGCGGACCTACTGGCCGCTGACCCGGCAGCCGGGCGGCCTCCAGGCCTACAAGGTGCTGGTGCCGCAGCGGAACGAGGAGCCCGAACCCCGTACCCATGAGGGCTACGAGTGGTTGTACGTGCTGGCGGGGCGGCTGCGGGTGGTGCTCGGTGACCACGACGTGGTGATGAGCGCCGGGGAGGCCGCCGAGTTCGACACCCGGGTGCCGCACTGGTTCGGGTCGACGGGGGAAGGGCCGGCGGAGTTTCTGAGTCTGTTCGGGCCGCAGGGGGAGCGGATGCACGTACGGGCGAAGCCGCGGCGGGCCTGA
- a CDS encoding NADPH:quinone oxidoreductase family protein encodes MQAWQVHENGEPGEVMRLADIETPTPGDGQVLLKVRAANINFPDVLMCRGHYQVRPPLPFTPGVEICGETEDGRRVLANPTLPYGGFAEYAVADAAALLPAPDSLDDAEAAALHIGYQTGWFGLHRRARLEAGETLLVHAAAGGVGSAAVQLGKAAGATVIGVVGGADKAAVARELGCDVVIDRRSEDVIAAVKEATGGRGADVIYDPVGGDAYTQSTKVVAFEGRIVVVGFASGTIPSPGLNHALVKNYAILGLHWGLYNTKNPKLVRRCHEQLTELAARGAIKPLVSERVPLAEAAAAVQRVGDGVTTGRVTVVPALSKGATA; translated from the coding sequence ATGCAGGCATGGCAAGTGCACGAGAACGGTGAGCCGGGTGAGGTGATGCGGCTCGCGGACATCGAGACGCCCACGCCCGGCGACGGCCAGGTCCTGCTGAAGGTGCGTGCCGCGAACATCAACTTCCCGGACGTACTGATGTGCCGCGGCCACTACCAGGTCAGGCCGCCGCTGCCGTTCACGCCGGGCGTGGAGATCTGCGGCGAGACCGAGGACGGGCGCCGGGTGCTCGCCAACCCCACGCTGCCGTACGGCGGTTTCGCCGAGTACGCCGTCGCGGACGCCGCCGCTCTGCTGCCCGCGCCCGACTCGCTGGACGACGCCGAGGCCGCAGCGCTGCACATCGGCTACCAGACAGGGTGGTTCGGTCTGCACCGGCGGGCCCGGCTGGAGGCCGGTGAGACGCTGCTCGTCCATGCCGCCGCCGGTGGTGTCGGCAGCGCGGCCGTGCAGCTCGGCAAGGCGGCCGGCGCCACCGTCATCGGGGTCGTCGGCGGTGCCGACAAGGCCGCCGTGGCCCGGGAACTGGGCTGCGACGTCGTGATCGACCGGCGTTCCGAGGACGTCATCGCCGCCGTCAAGGAGGCCACCGGCGGGCGGGGCGCCGACGTGATCTACGACCCGGTCGGCGGCGACGCCTACACCCAGTCCACCAAGGTCGTCGCCTTCGAGGGGCGGATCGTGGTCGTCGGCTTCGCGAGCGGGACCATCCCCAGCCCCGGCCTCAACCACGCCCTGGTGAAGAACTACGCGATCCTCGGCCTGCACTGGGGCCTGTACAACACCAAGAACCCGAAGCTGGTCCGGCGCTGCCACGAGCAGCTCACCGAACTCGCCGCCCGGGGCGCCATCAAGCCGCTGGTGAGCGAGCGGGTGCCGCTCGCGGAGGCCGCCGCCGCCGTGCAGCGCGTCGGCGACGGTGTGACCACCGGCCGGGTCACCGTCGTCCCCGCCCTCAGCAAGGGAGCCACCGCATGA